Proteins encoded by one window of Synechococcales cyanobacterium CNB:
- a CDS encoding diguanylate cyclase, whose product MEPEANRHEDAQPVALVIDDSADVHRLLRARLKPEGLQLLQALSGPEGLALASSNPPAVVLLDLDMPEMDGFEVLRNLKENAATQHIPVIVLSGLQSPQDKVTAFDLGAVDYVTKPFDLTELRVRVRAALRLSQLLTMLSQRAQIDGMTGLWNRAHFDKRWPDEVSGCVRHVRALSMAILDMDHFKSVNDTYGHPAGDAVIQGMATLLQRECRQSDVACRMGGEEFAVIMPDTSVEAALVLCERIRAGFEQHVWQRHPERHVTTSIGLVGSSGSATLSAEEWIEAADQNLYRAKAEGRNRVVATDVTPSVKLAKAG is encoded by the coding sequence ATGGAACCCGAGGCGAACAGGCACGAGGACGCGCAGCCGGTCGCGCTGGTGATCGATGATTCGGCGGACGTGCACCGTCTGTTGCGAGCGCGACTGAAGCCGGAAGGCCTTCAGCTGCTGCAGGCGCTGAGCGGACCCGAGGGGCTTGCGCTGGCTTCGTCGAACCCTCCGGCGGTGGTGCTGCTGGACCTGGACATGCCGGAGATGGACGGGTTCGAGGTGCTCCGGAACCTGAAGGAGAACGCGGCAACACAGCACATTCCCGTGATCGTGCTGTCGGGGCTTCAAAGCCCGCAGGACAAGGTGACGGCGTTCGACCTGGGTGCGGTGGACTACGTGACCAAGCCGTTCGACCTCACGGAGCTGCGCGTGCGAGTGCGGGCCGCGCTGAGGCTGAGCCAGTTGCTGACGATGCTGTCGCAGCGAGCGCAGATCGATGGCATGACGGGCCTGTGGAACCGCGCGCACTTCGACAAGCGCTGGCCCGACGAGGTGTCGGGGTGCGTGCGGCACGTTCGCGCGCTCTCGATGGCGATCCTGGACATGGACCACTTCAAGTCCGTGAACGACACGTACGGGCACCCGGCGGGCGACGCGGTGATCCAGGGGATGGCGACGCTGCTGCAGCGCGAGTGCCGACAGTCGGACGTGGCGTGCCGGATGGGGGGCGAGGAGTTCGCGGTCATCATGCCCGACACGAGCGTCGAGGCGGCGCTGGTGCTGTGCGAGCGAATCCGCGCGGGATTCGAACAGCACGTCTGGCAGCGGCACCCCGAACGCCACGTCACGACCTCGATCGGGCTTGTGGGCTCGTCGGGATCGGCGACACTCTCGGCAGAGGAGTGGATCGAGGCGGCGGACCAGAACCTCTACCGGGCAAAGGCGGAGGGGCGTAACCGCGTCGTCGCGACGGACGTGACGCCCAGCGTGAAACTCGCCAAGGCAGGGTGA
- a CDS encoding Hpt domain-containing protein codes for MAQPNPSWGALPPLPSLYANDPAMKEVVEEFIGDIPERVRSIRTAFESGNRVDLTRLAHQLRGAGAGYGYPALTSAAGALEDQLRALPNDGAIAAVAQEVDELIMLCERAAQGGRNGSN; via the coding sequence ATGGCCCAGCCGAACCCGTCGTGGGGCGCGTTGCCGCCGTTGCCGAGCCTGTACGCGAACGACCCGGCGATGAAAGAGGTGGTGGAGGAGTTCATCGGTGACATCCCCGAGCGTGTGCGGAGCATCCGCACGGCGTTCGAGTCCGGGAACCGCGTGGACCTGACGCGGCTGGCGCACCAGCTTCGCGGGGCCGGGGCGGGGTACGGGTATCCCGCGCTGACGTCGGCGGCCGGCGCGCTCGAGGACCAGTTGCGCGCGCTGCCGAACGACGGTGCGATCGCGGCAGTCGCGCAGGAGGTGGACGAGTTGATCATGCTCTGCGAGCGGGCGGCGCAGGGAGGGAGGAACGGCTCGAACTGA
- the pdxH gene encoding pyridoxamine 5'-phosphate oxidase has protein sequence MFGQEAGCRVDDAWSLGGLDGGLPEELPSSPMAMLRAWFDEGLRAKATPNPDAMVLATAGEGGPSARVVLCRGISVEDGYLVFYTNYESRKGRECEVSGRAAAVFHWDHAERQARVEGVVVRSPAEESDVYFRRRPLLSRLGAWASEQSRPMPSRAALLERTREVMERFGITPMHLLGEGGEVEIPRPPHWGGFRLWATSVELWVGGDGRLHDRAVWRREVGDPPRGGGAWEARRLFRRGCRSRRRPGCG, from the coding sequence GTGTTTGGGCAGGAAGCGGGGTGCCGAGTGGACGACGCGTGGTCGCTGGGAGGGCTGGATGGCGGGCTACCGGAGGAACTGCCGTCCTCGCCGATGGCGATGCTGAGGGCGTGGTTCGACGAGGGGCTGCGCGCGAAGGCGACGCCGAATCCGGACGCGATGGTGCTGGCGACGGCCGGAGAGGGGGGGCCTTCGGCGCGGGTGGTGCTCTGCCGCGGCATCAGCGTCGAGGACGGGTACCTGGTGTTCTACACGAACTACGAGAGCCGTAAGGGACGCGAGTGCGAGGTGAGCGGACGGGCTGCGGCCGTTTTCCACTGGGACCACGCCGAGCGGCAGGCGCGCGTCGAGGGCGTGGTGGTGCGCTCGCCCGCCGAGGAGAGCGACGTCTACTTCCGGCGTCGTCCGCTCCTCTCGCGCCTCGGCGCATGGGCGAGCGAGCAGAGCCGCCCGATGCCCTCGCGCGCGGCGCTGCTCGAACGGACGCGCGAGGTGATGGAGCGCTTCGGCATCACGCCCATGCACCTGCTGGGGGAGGGGGGGGAGGTTGAGATCCCCCGCCCGCCGCACTGGGGCGGGTTCCGGCTGTGGGCGACGAGCGTGGAGTTGTGGGTGGGGGGCGACGGCAGGCTGCACGACCGGGCGGTGTGGAGGCGCGAGGTGGGCGACCCGCCGCGCGGAGGGGGGGCGTGGGAGGCGCGGCGGTTGTTTCGACGGGGGTGCCGATCCAGACGACGGCCTGGGTGCGGGTGA
- a CDS encoding acyloxyacyl hydrolase — translation MIAPRTCAVALAACLGAPAAADDDAYRLSAAPARVEFQPDNTAPGTPSTNWWRNPGEFTRAGSTWLTIGGGVAPDFSDNTDYNAYIAWSRFLVDDVEMMLELGGWYHDQPHDNAYGFNPNLVFRWHFIKSEDLAWTVYADAGIGLLLNTDDVPQGGTNVNLMPRAGAGVTRRITDDGARLILGVRWHHISNARINGQDENPSRDAPMFYAGVAFPF, via the coding sequence ATGATCGCCCCACGAACCTGTGCCGTTGCCCTGGCAGCGTGCCTCGGCGCACCAGCGGCCGCCGACGACGACGCTTACCGCCTCTCCGCCGCGCCCGCTCGTGTCGAGTTTCAACCCGACAACACCGCACCCGGCACACCATCCACGAACTGGTGGCGCAATCCCGGCGAGTTCACCCGCGCCGGCTCCACCTGGCTCACCATCGGCGGCGGCGTCGCGCCGGATTTCTCCGACAACACCGACTACAACGCCTACATCGCCTGGAGCAGGTTCCTCGTGGACGACGTCGAGATGATGCTCGAACTCGGCGGCTGGTACCACGATCAGCCCCACGACAACGCCTACGGATTCAACCCGAACCTCGTCTTCCGATGGCACTTCATCAAGTCCGAAGACCTCGCGTGGACCGTCTACGCCGACGCCGGCATCGGACTCCTCCTCAACACCGACGACGTACCCCAGGGAGGCACGAACGTCAACCTCATGCCCCGTGCCGGCGCCGGCGTCACCCGACGAATCACCGACGACGGCGCACGCCTCATCCTCGGCGTCCGCTGGCACCACATCTCCAACGCACGCATCAACGGCCAGGACGAGAACCCCTCACGCGATGCCCCCATGTTCTACGCGGGCGTCGCCTTCCCCTTCTGA
- a CDS encoding ketopantoate reductase family protein — protein sequence MRALIHPDPARWELRRIAVIGAGAMGTSLAAILGRVVPIVVVARSPERAAQLVRDGARTTGQIEARAAPIVVRRLDDLVAIGGASAIFVATKTTAIPGVAADLRPLLPRLADQPAGLFVVSYQNGIEPGRQLADLLAHAGVLRMVLGFGATMHPATGEVRVTLNAPPHAIGSIEPAHEPVCRAIAALLSRAGLETTYEPAIERRVWEKAVVNAAMNPVAALVNAGIGPVLDSPASMIVERLLAEGAAVARAEGLPLGDDYLAAARILLRRASDHTPSMVEDVRLGRESEVGQLNRQIIEHARRVGVPTPTHEIVNALIETFDWKVYHDAAHPAPTLPSPP from the coding sequence ATGCGCGCCCTCATCCATCCCGACCCCGCCCGCTGGGAGCTCCGCCGCATCGCCGTCATCGGCGCGGGGGCGATGGGCACCAGCCTCGCCGCGATCCTCGGCCGCGTCGTCCCGATCGTCGTCGTCGCGCGCAGCCCGGAGCGTGCCGCGCAGCTGGTCCGTGACGGCGCGCGCACCACGGGTCAGATCGAGGCCCGGGCCGCTCCCATCGTTGTCCGTCGCCTCGACGATCTTGTCGCCATCGGGGGCGCGAGCGCGATCTTCGTCGCAACGAAGACGACGGCCATCCCCGGCGTCGCCGCCGACCTGCGCCCACTCCTGCCGCGCCTGGCCGACCAGCCCGCGGGACTCTTCGTCGTCAGCTACCAGAACGGCATCGAGCCTGGCCGCCAGCTCGCCGACCTGCTCGCCCATGCCGGCGTGCTGCGCATGGTCCTCGGCTTCGGCGCAACCATGCACCCCGCCACCGGAGAAGTTCGCGTCACGTTGAACGCGCCTCCGCACGCCATCGGATCCATCGAGCCGGCCCACGAGCCGGTCTGCCGCGCCATCGCCGCCCTCCTCAGCCGTGCTGGCCTCGAGACCACCTACGAGCCTGCCATTGAGCGCCGCGTGTGGGAAAAGGCCGTCGTCAACGCCGCGATGAACCCGGTCGCCGCGCTGGTCAACGCGGGCATCGGACCCGTGCTCGACTCACCCGCCTCGATGATCGTCGAACGCCTGCTCGCCGAGGGTGCGGCCGTCGCCCGCGCCGAGGGCCTCCCCCTCGGCGACGACTACCTTGCCGCCGCCCGCATCCTGCTCCGGCGTGCCTCGGACCACACGCCCAGCATGGTCGAGGACGTCCGCCTCGGCCGCGAGAGCGAGGTCGGCCAACTCAACCGCCAGATCATCGAGCACGCGCGGCGCGTCGGTGTCCCCACGCCCACGCACGAGATCGTCAACGCCCTGATCGAGACCTTCGACTGGAAGGTCTACCACGACGCCGCGCACCCCGCGCCGACGCTACCCTCCCCTCCATGA